The Glycine soja cultivar W05 chromosome 3, ASM419377v2, whole genome shotgun sequence genome window below encodes:
- the LOC114405850 gene encoding AT-hook motif nuclear-localized protein 22-like: MDPVAAQGRPLPPPFLTRDLHLHPHHQFQPHHNNQNTEDEAGNGRGQKRDRDENVGGGGGATTPPHGGGEGKEPGSEDGGGSDMGRRPRGRPAGSKNKPKPPIIITRDSANALRSHVMEITNGCDIMESVTAFARRRQRGICLLSGSGTVTNVTLRQPASPSAVVTLHGRFEILSLSGSFLPPPAPPAASGLAIYLAGGQGQVVGGSVVGPLVASGPVVIMAASFGNAAYERLPLEEEETPVPYHGTEGLGSPGIPGTQQQSQSQPQQQQQQLVGDPNSSSLFHGVPQNLLNSIQLPAEGYWGGSARPPF; the protein is encoded by the coding sequence ATGGATCCTGTTGCAGCACAAGGACGTCCTCTCCCTCCACCTTTTCTAACTAGAGATCTTCACTTACACCCTCACCATCAATTCCAGCCCCACCACAACAACCAAAACACCGAGGACGAAGCCGGCAATGGCCGCGGCCAGAAGCGAGATCGCGATGAGAACGTCGGTGGCGGAGGCGGGGCCACCACGCCCCCACACGGCGGCGGGGAGGGCAAGGAACCCGGGTCAGAAGATGGAGGAGGAAGTGACATGGGGAGAAGACCAAGAGGAAGACCCGCAGGGTCCAAAAACAAGCCCAAACCACCCATTATCATCACAAGAGACAGTGCCAACGCCCTCCGATCCCATGTCATGGAAATCACCAACGGCTGTGACATCATGGAGAGCGTCACCGCCTTCGCGAGGCGGCGGCAGCGTGGCATCTGCCTGCTCAGCGGAAGTGGCACCGTCACCAACGTCACACTCCGACAGCCGGCCTCGCCAAGTGCCGTCGTGACCCTTCACGGAAGGTTCGAGATTCTGTCCCTGTCCGGTTCATTCCTGCCGCCGCCGGCTCCGCCAGCGGCGTCAGGACTAGCCATATATCTGGCTGGCGGACAGGGACAGGTAGTAGGTGGAAGTGTGGTGGGACCCCTTGTGGCTTCAGGCCCTGTGGTCATCATGGCTGCTTCATTTGGTAATGCTGCTTATGAGAGACTACCCTTAGAGGAAGAGGAAACTCCGGTGCCATATCATGGCACCGAAGGATTAGGGTCCCCGGGAATCCCGGGGACTCAGCAACAATCACAATCGCAGccgcaacagcaacaacaacagcttgTGGGAGATCCAAATAGTTCTTCTCTTTTCCATGGAGTGCCTCAGAATCTtctcaattcaattcaattaccGGCTGAGGGTTATTGGGGTGGCAGTGCTCGCCCTCCCTTTTAA